A window of Sulfurimonas gotlandica GD1 contains these coding sequences:
- the rplR gene encoding 50S ribosomal protein L18 — protein MNAKVLKSKVANRLKRKRRIRAKISGCASLPRVSVFRSNRYLSVQAIDDATATTLAALNSKSTGHKSNKEGAAALGEAFAATLKKANISEVVFDRNGYQYHGVIAAFGDALRANEIKF, from the coding sequence ATGAATGCTAAAGTATTAAAATCGAAAGTTGCTAATCGTTTAAAGCGTAAGCGTCGTATTCGTGCAAAAATATCTGGTTGTGCTTCACTTCCTCGTGTTTCTGTATTTCGTTCAAATCGTTATTTAAGTGTACAGGCTATTGATGATGCAACTGCAACAACATTAGCGGCACTTAACTCAAAGTCAACAGGTCACAAATCGAATAAAGAAGGTGCAGCTGCACTAGGTGAGGCATTTGCTGCAACACTTAAAAAAGCTAACATTTCTGAAGTTGTATTTGATCGTAATGGTTACCAATATCACGGTGTTATAGCTGCATTTGGTGACGCACTTCGTGCTAA